The proteins below come from a single Xyrauchen texanus isolate HMW12.3.18 chromosome 3, RBS_HiC_50CHRs, whole genome shotgun sequence genomic window:
- the sdf2l1 gene encoding stromal cell-derived factor 2-like protein 1 isoform X1 — MGPLKIISVFLDFILLCFMFTQCGGRDLDCSYVTCGSLVKLLNTRYNVRLHSHDVKYGSGSGQQSVTGVDSADDANSYWRIRGKPDGVCQRGVPIRCGQAIRITHMKTGRNLHSHHFSSPLSNHQEVSAFGENGEGDDLDVWAVQCSGTYWERDDAVRFKHTGTDVFLSVTGEQYGHPIRGQHEVHGMPSPNQQNYWKVMEGVFIQPSSDPVRHDEL, encoded by the exons ATGGGaccattaaaaataatatctgTCTTTCTtgatttcattttgttgtgtttcATGTTTACCCAATGCGGTGGTCGGGATTTAGACTGTAGCTACGTGACATGTGGATCACTGGTGAAACTGCTGAACACACGGTACAACGTCAGACTACACTCGCACGATGTCAAATACGGCTCAG GTAGTGGCCAGCAATCAGTAACAGGTGTGGATTCAGCCGATGATGCCAACAGCTACTGGCGTATCCGTGGGAAACCGGATGGCGTTTGTCAGCGTGGGGTTCCCATTCGATGTGGACAGGCCATCCGAATCACACACATGAAGACTGGCCGCAACCTACACTCGCATCACTTTAGCTCACCGCTGTCTAACCACCAG GAAGTGAGTGCGTTTGGTGAAAATGGAGAAGGAGATGATTTAGATGTATGGGCAGTGCAGTGCAGCGGAACATACTGGGAACGTGATGATGCAGTACGATTTAAACATACTGGCACTGATGTTTTCCTCAGTGTTACTGGAGAGCAGTATGGTCATCCAATCAGAGGCCAGCATGAGGTTCACGGAATGCCCTCACCCAATCAGCAAAACTACTGGAAGGTAATGGAAGGGGTTTTTATTCAGCCCAGCAGTGATCCGGTCCGCCATGATGAGCTCTGA
- the sdf2l1 gene encoding stromal cell-derived factor 2-like protein 1 isoform X2 produces MWITGETAEHTVQRQTTLARCQIRLSCDDVTIILKWEEERMSSGQQSVTGVDSADDANSYWRIRGKPDGVCQRGVPIRCGQAIRITHMKTGRNLHSHHFSSPLSNHQEVSAFGENGEGDDLDVWAVQCSGTYWERDDAVRFKHTGTDVFLSVTGEQYGHPIRGQHEVHGMPSPNQQNYWKVMEGVFIQPSSDPVRHDEL; encoded by the exons ATGTGGATCACTGGTGAAACTGCTGAACACACGGTACAACGTCAGACTACACTCGCACGATGTCAAATACGGCTCAG ttgtgatgacgtcactattattctaaaatgggaagaagaaagaatga GTAGTGGCCAGCAATCAGTAACAGGTGTGGATTCAGCCGATGATGCCAACAGCTACTGGCGTATCCGTGGGAAACCGGATGGCGTTTGTCAGCGTGGGGTTCCCATTCGATGTGGACAGGCCATCCGAATCACACACATGAAGACTGGCCGCAACCTACACTCGCATCACTTTAGCTCACCGCTGTCTAACCACCAG GAAGTGAGTGCGTTTGGTGAAAATGGAGAAGGAGATGATTTAGATGTATGGGCAGTGCAGTGCAGCGGAACATACTGGGAACGTGATGATGCAGTACGATTTAAACATACTGGCACTGATGTTTTCCTCAGTGTTACTGGAGAGCAGTATGGTCATCCAATCAGAGGCCAGCATGAGGTTCACGGAATGCCCTCACCCAATCAGCAAAACTACTGGAAGGTAATGGAAGGGGTTTTTATTCAGCCCAGCAGTGATCCGGTCCGCCATGATGAGCTCTGA